The DNA region AGCGGGTTGTCCTGGGCGCCGAGCTGTTCCATGGTGACGCGGTAGCCGACGAGCTGGCGGGCGAAGATCTCCTCGGCGGTGCGCACGATGAGGTCCAGGCGGGTGTCGAACTGGCGGAACATGGCGCCGGCGGATAGTCCGGCGCGGCCGCAGATCTCCTGCACGGTGGTGCGCTGATAGCCGACCTCACCGATGGCCGCGATGGTGGCGTCCACCAGCTTGGCCACCGTGGCTGCCCGGCGCTCCTGTTGGGTGCGCCGCGGGCGGGAAACTTCGCTCACGACACCCCATCCTGCCCCGTGAACACGCGCAGCAAACATCCGGCCCGGGGTGACCGTTGACACATTCGCCACGGGCGACGTAGGGTCGCCGCGCAACTTAGGAAATATCCACTCTCTTTCTTGAGCGGTGGGTACGCGGCCGCCGCAGCGGCGTGGAGGAGTTCGATATGACAGCGGGGACCAGGACCATCGTCCGGGCGTGTGTGGCGGTCGCGGCGGGGATGACCGTGGCGATCTGCCCGGCGGTGACAGCGGCGGCCGACCCGGTTCCGGTGCAGCCGGGCCTGCCGTTTCCGATCCCGCCCGCACCGCCGTATCTGGATCCGGGCTTCTATCAACCGGATCCGGCGCGGGTGGCGGCCGCGCAGCCCGGCGAGATCCTGGCGGCGCGGCAAGTGACGCTGGCCAATCTGTGGGTGCTGCCACTCAACGCCGACGCCTGGCAGCTGTCCTTCCGCAGCACCGACACCCGCGGCGGCCCGATCGCGGCGGTGGCCACGGTGGTGGTGCCGCATCGGGCGGCGCCGAGCGGACAGCGCGGGCTGGTCTCGTTCCAGATGGCAGAGGACTCCCTGTCGGTGAACTGCGCACCCTCCTACACCTTGCGCACGGGGTCGCTGCCCAATCCGTTGAATCCGGTGATGGAAGCCGAATTCGTCGAGGTGCAGGCCATGCTGCAGCTCGGGCACACCGTGGTGATCCCCGATCACGAGGGCCCCAACGCGGCGTACGCGGTGGGACCGCTGGGCGGGCGCATCACCCTCGACGGGATTCGCGCGGCCGAACGCTTCGACCCGGCCGGGCTGCCCGGCACCGACACCCGCGTCACGATGTGGGGCTATTCGGGCGGCGCGATCCCGACCGCGCACGCCGCCGAACTGCAGCCGACCTACGCACCGGAGATCGATCTGGCCGGGGCGGCCGCGGGCGGTCTGATGGCCGATATCCGCGCCGCCATCGACTACAACAACGGCACCTCGAGCTTCGGCGGTGCGGTGCTGGGCGGGCTGTTCGGGGTGGCGCGGGAGTATCCGCAGGTGGATCGGTTCATCGCCGACCATATGAACCCGCTGGGCAAGGCGGCGCGGATGGTGCACGAGAACCAGTGCGTGGCCCTGCAATTCGCGGCGTTCCCGTTCGTGAACATCAAGGGCCTGTTCGATTATCCCGGCGATCCGATGCTGGCGCCGGAGGTGCAGCCGGTGCTCGACGAGCTCAGTCTCGGGCATCGCGGGACGCCGAGCGCGCCGCTCTACATCTACGAGGGCACCTTCGACGAGGTGATGCCGCTCAACGCCGTCGACAACACTTATGACATTTACTGCCACGACCCGCGCGCCCGCGTGCAGTACACGCGGGACTTGTTCAGTGAGCACGGCATCGCGGCGGTGTCGAATACCGCGAGCGCGGCGCTGTGGCTCAACGACCGCCTCAACGGTGTTCCGGCGCCGGAGGGCTGCCACAACCGCGACGTCTATTCCGGCATTCTGGACCCGGGTGCGATCGCGGCGTTCGTGAACACGATCGGGCAGACCCTCGCGTCGGCGCTCGGGATGCCGGTGTGACGGCCGTACGATCGGGCGCATGCCGGCAACTCGTATCCCGATTCTGCTCGCACTGACCGTGGTTGCCGCCGCGGGCTGCTCGTCCGGCGGCGGCACCGAAACCCCGCCCGCCTCGCTCACCGGCCGCACGTTCGTTTCGACCCGGTGTCGGGCACGCCGATTCCGGGTGGCGGGCCGTTGACGCTGACCTTCGTCGAGGGCGGCCGGATCGCGGCGACCTCGGGCTGCAACACCGCCAACGGACAGGTCGACCTGCAAGGCAACACCTTGCAGGTCGGCGAACTGGCCTCCACGATGATGGCGTGCTCGGGCGATGTGATGGGCGCCGACGAATGGCAGGCCGGGCTGCTGCACTCGCAGCCGACCTGGACCCTGTCCGGTGACACCCTGACGTTGAAAGGCAACGGCGCGACGGTGACCATGCTCGACCGCAAGGCCGCCCACCCCGACAAGCCGCTGATCGGCACCACGTGGGTCGTGAACACGTTGCTGTGCACCGACGCCGAGGTCCGTTCGGTGACCCTGGACGAGGTGCGCCCCACCCTCACCATCACCCCCGACGGCAAGGTGTCGGGCACCGCGGGCTGCAACACCATGACCGGCTCGGCCGTTGTCGACGGCGACGACGTCACCTTCACGATCGCGACCACCCGCATGATGTGCGCGCCGGAGGTGATGGAGGTCGAGCAGCAGGTACTGGGTGCGCTGGACGGAA from Nocardia tengchongensis includes:
- a CDS encoding lipase family protein gives rise to the protein MTAGTRTIVRACVAVAAGMTVAICPAVTAAADPVPVQPGLPFPIPPAPPYLDPGFYQPDPARVAAAQPGEILAARQVTLANLWVLPLNADAWQLSFRSTDTRGGPIAAVATVVVPHRAAPSGQRGLVSFQMAEDSLSVNCAPSYTLRTGSLPNPLNPVMEAEFVEVQAMLQLGHTVVIPDHEGPNAAYAVGPLGGRITLDGIRAAERFDPAGLPGTDTRVTMWGYSGGAIPTAHAAELQPTYAPEIDLAGAAAGGLMADIRAAIDYNNGTSSFGGAVLGGLFGVAREYPQVDRFIADHMNPLGKAARMVHENQCVALQFAAFPFVNIKGLFDYPGDPMLAPEVQPVLDELSLGHRGTPSAPLYIYEGTFDEVMPLNAVDNTYDIYCHDPRARVQYTRDLFSEHGIAAVSNTASAALWLNDRLNGVPAPEGCHNRDVYSGILDPGAIAAFVNTIGQTLASALGMPV
- a CDS encoding META domain-containing protein, whose product is MTLTFVEGGRIAATSGCNTANGQVDLQGNTLQVGELASTMMACSGDVMGADEWQAGLLHSQPTWTLSGDTLTLKGNGATVTMLDRKAAHPDKPLIGTTWVVNTLLCTDAEVRSVTLDEVRPTLTITPDGKVSGTAGCNTMTGSAVVDGDDVTFTIATTRMMCAPEVMEVEQQVLGALDGKTKATIDSDVLTLRNAGNNTGLKLRAE